The following proteins are encoded in a genomic region of Chryseobacterium cucumeris:
- a CDS encoding CCPGW family putative bacteriocin, whose protein sequence is MKNSKKLSRGEMKTVQGAINGCNPQIFCTSLQTKCCPGWVCAGIREYCIAI, encoded by the coding sequence ATGAAAAATTCCAAAAAACTTTCAAGAGGAGAAATGAAAACTGTACAAGGTGCTATTAACGGGTGTAATCCACAGATATTTTGTACCAGCCTGCAAACAAAGTGTTGCCCGGGATGGGTTTGTGCCGGTATAAGAGAATATTGTATAGCAATATAA
- a CDS encoding OmpA family protein: MKILKILAVSAMALGMTSCVSKKQYDALSTNYKQCIENIGERQREIQDLKSQNSALAGENNLLKSQHDALKSSLDACLSNTGKSSANIDKLVGEINASNSYIKQLISSNAKNDSLNLALSNKLKRSLDNVSDEDVQVKVLKGVVMISLSDKMLYKTGDYNILPAAQEVLGKVAKVINDYDKYSVLIEGNTDNAPLNSPNLPRDNWDLSALRGTSVAKVLQTQFGVDPARITAGGRSEYNPKATNMSVSGRAENRRTEIIIMPKLDEFMKLMDIAPKK, from the coding sequence ATGAAGATTTTAAAAATTTTAGCAGTTTCTGCAATGGCGCTGGGGATGACATCTTGTGTCAGCAAAAAGCAGTATGATGCTTTGAGCACAAACTATAAGCAGTGTATTGAAAATATTGGAGAAAGACAAAGAGAAATTCAGGATTTGAAATCTCAGAACTCTGCATTGGCGGGTGAAAACAACTTGTTGAAAAGCCAGCATGATGCTTTAAAATCATCACTTGATGCATGTTTGTCGAACACAGGAAAAAGTTCTGCTAACATTGATAAACTGGTAGGGGAAATCAATGCTTCCAATTCTTATATCAAGCAATTGATCTCCAGTAATGCTAAAAATGACAGTTTGAACCTGGCATTGTCTAATAAACTGAAGAGATCTTTGGATAATGTATCTGATGAAGATGTACAGGTAAAAGTATTGAAAGGAGTAGTAATGATCTCCCTTTCTGATAAAATGCTATACAAAACAGGAGATTACAACATCCTGCCTGCCGCTCAGGAAGTGTTGGGTAAAGTAGCAAAAGTAATCAACGATTATGATAAATACTCTGTATTGATCGAAGGTAACACGGATAACGCTCCGTTGAACTCTCCAAATCTTCCAAGAGACAACTGGGATCTTTCTGCATTAAGAGGTACTTCAGTTGCTAAAGTTCTTCAGACTCAGTTTGGAGTAGATCCGGCAAGAATTACTGCTGGCGGACGTTCTGAATATAACCCGAAAGCAACTAACATGAGCGTTTCCGGAAGAGCAGAAAACAGAAGAACGGAAATCATCATTATGCCTAAACTTGATGAGTTTATGAAACTGATGGATATCGCTCCTAAGAAATAA
- the tilS gene encoding tRNA lysidine(34) synthetase TilS, with the protein MLNKSAFISQLKNLVHEPENHTYLLAVSGGADSMVLASLFRDFRQEIQDAGFQFQVAHINYKLRGNDSDLDQKTVQDFCEKNHIKFHLYEVSEKDRKPENSIQLWARELRYRFFNEIRKKEKLEFLVTAHHLNDQLETFIINLSKAAGINGLSGIPSNDNKILRPLLNVSKKEIYQFAEQNTIEFREDLSNKKNDYLRNKIRNEIVPMLMETNDHFLENFRKSSLYLNQTKEFVQQQIQEIENRLTVFNQNYKILSKGKLDSESDFVKFEILKKYGFNQEEEIPKIFKAGNNSSFFSKEYQLIVNRDELIFIDKSGKKETPEEIVLIEHFDFSENQMSINLVDDIENISGINKGFEWDFDAEKLQFPLLLRKKQDGDEFYPTAFSGKKKVSKFFRDEKLSALIREKIWLLCDSGNHILGVIPLRQDRRYQADSTTQKKITVKWTEKQLIR; encoded by the coding sequence ATGTTGAATAAATCAGCCTTTATCAGTCAGTTAAAAAATCTCGTTCACGAGCCGGAAAATCACACCTATCTTTTAGCGGTAAGCGGAGGAGCAGATTCTATGGTTCTGGCCTCATTGTTCAGGGATTTCAGGCAGGAAATTCAAGATGCCGGGTTTCAGTTTCAGGTAGCTCATATCAATTATAAACTTCGGGGGAACGATTCGGATCTGGATCAGAAAACAGTGCAGGATTTTTGTGAGAAAAATCATATAAAATTTCATTTGTATGAAGTTTCGGAAAAAGACCGGAAGCCTGAAAATTCTATCCAGCTTTGGGCCAGGGAACTGCGGTACCGTTTTTTTAACGAAATCAGGAAAAAAGAAAAGCTGGAATTTCTCGTTACCGCCCATCATCTTAATGACCAGTTGGAAACTTTCATCATTAATCTATCCAAAGCTGCCGGAATTAATGGATTGAGCGGAATTCCATCGAATGATAATAAAATCCTTCGTCCCCTTTTAAATGTTTCAAAAAAAGAAATTTATCAGTTTGCTGAGCAGAATACTATTGAATTCCGCGAAGACCTTTCTAATAAAAAAAATGATTATCTGAGGAATAAAATCAGGAATGAGATTGTTCCGATGCTGATGGAGACCAACGACCACTTTCTGGAGAACTTCAGAAAGAGTTCTTTATACCTGAATCAAACCAAAGAGTTTGTACAACAACAGATCCAGGAAATAGAAAATCGCCTTACCGTATTTAACCAAAACTATAAAATCCTATCAAAGGGAAAGCTGGATAGTGAAAGCGATTTTGTAAAATTTGAAATTTTAAAGAAATACGGATTCAATCAGGAGGAGGAAATTCCGAAAATTTTTAAAGCCGGAAATAACAGTTCTTTTTTTTCAAAGGAATATCAGTTGATTGTCAACCGGGATGAACTCATCTTTATTGATAAAAGTGGAAAAAAGGAAACTCCGGAAGAAATAGTATTGATTGAACACTTTGATTTTTCTGAAAACCAGATGAGCATCAATCTCGTAGATGATATTGAAAACATTTCCGGAATCAATAAAGGATTTGAATGGGATTTCGATGCTGAAAAGCTTCAGTTCCCACTTCTTTTGAGGAAAAAGCAGGACGGAGATGAATTTTATCCGACAGCGTTTTCAGGGAAAAAGAAAGTTTCTAAATTTTTCAGGGACGAAAAATTATCTGCTTTGATTAGGGAAAAGATCTGGTTATTATGTGACTCCGGGAACCATATCCTGGGAGTTATCCCTCTCAGACAGGATCGCAGGTATCAGGCAGACAGCACTACTCAAAAAAAGATAACTGTAAAGTGGACAGAAAAACAACTAATTCGTTAG
- a CDS encoding RNA polymerase sigma factor: MDRKTTNSLAVDDFKKDSNIAFGILYQQYFGYTQKFILKNKGNLEDAEDIFQDALLILYEKLNADDFKVQTCLGNYIIGIVKNLWFKKLKNRNFYVESPENYFMEHREEISTAIENERYYWEKLAGYIKSISSHCQNLIHDIFIENKSIEEIQNKYQYSSRHNAQNQKYKCVEQIKRIKNNSIFST, from the coding sequence GTGGACAGAAAAACAACTAATTCGTTAGCTGTTGATGATTTTAAGAAAGACAGCAATATAGCTTTTGGAATTTTATACCAACAGTATTTTGGTTATACCCAGAAATTCATTCTCAAAAATAAAGGAAATCTTGAAGATGCAGAAGATATCTTCCAGGATGCACTGCTCATTCTTTACGAAAAGCTGAATGCTGATGACTTCAAAGTCCAAACCTGTCTGGGAAATTATATTATCGGAATTGTAAAAAATCTGTGGTTTAAAAAACTAAAAAACAGAAACTTTTATGTTGAGTCTCCTGAAAACTACTTCATGGAACATCGGGAGGAAATAAGTACGGCCATTGAAAATGAAAGATATTATTGGGAAAAGCTAGCCGGTTATATCAAGTCTATTTCCTCACATTGCCAGAATCTGATTCATGACATTTTTATCGAAAATAAAAGTATAGAGGAAATTCAGAATAAATATCAGTATTCCAGCAGGCATAATGCTCAGAATCAAAAATACAAATGTGTAGAGCAGATCAAAAGGATTAAAAACAATAGCATTTTTTCTACCTGA
- a CDS encoding redoxin domain-containing protein — MSFLIAIGISLHAQSTGISFQKIDLEAAKKVAAKENKLIFIDLFTTWCGPCKLMAKNTFTDSRVGEMFNKNFVNLAIDAEKEGLSLAKEFKVVNYPSFLFLDPKGKLVQYDFGYYNAEQFLGVGAAVIEKKMPQSGKTLDQVKGKMIGDEIGNFSAKDHLGNTFSSSAENKKLVVVFIRGQWCPYCNKYIETLQNLAPELKSKNAKLVIISPEKPEFIEKTISKTKTDYTVLYDEGYKIAEAFDVLYTPDSETLNLYNSKLKEDFADSRSDHSGRLPVSATFILNEGKKITWRHFDTDYKKRASVEEIVKNLN; from the coding sequence TTGAGTTTTCTTATAGCAATAGGAATTTCATTACATGCACAAAGCACAGGCATCAGTTTTCAAAAAATTGATTTGGAGGCTGCAAAAAAAGTCGCAGCAAAAGAAAATAAACTGATCTTCATTGATCTGTTCACTACCTGGTGTGGCCCATGCAAGCTCATGGCAAAAAACACTTTCACAGATTCCAGAGTCGGAGAAATGTTCAACAAAAATTTTGTAAACCTGGCCATAGACGCGGAAAAAGAAGGCTTAAGCCTGGCCAAAGAATTTAAAGTAGTCAACTACCCTTCTTTTTTATTCCTGGATCCAAAAGGAAAACTGGTTCAATATGATTTCGGCTATTATAATGCTGAACAGTTTTTAGGCGTAGGAGCAGCTGTTATTGAAAAAAAAATGCCTCAGTCCGGTAAAACTTTAGATCAGGTAAAAGGAAAAATGATTGGAGATGAGATAGGTAATTTCAGTGCGAAAGATCATTTGGGAAATACATTTTCTTCATCAGCAGAAAACAAAAAACTGGTGGTTGTTTTTATTCGCGGACAATGGTGCCCTTATTGTAACAAATATATTGAAACATTACAGAATCTGGCTCCTGAACTGAAGTCGAAAAATGCAAAACTCGTTATTATTTCTCCTGAAAAACCGGAATTTATCGAAAAGACAATCAGTAAAACAAAGACCGATTATACCGTTTTATATGATGAAGGCTATAAAATAGCAGAAGCATTTGACGTCCTTTATACTCCTGACAGTGAAACTCTTAATTTATATAATTCAAAATTAAAGGAGGATTTTGCTGACAGCAGATCAGATCATTCCGGAAGACTTCCTGTATCGGCAACCTTCATCCTTAATGAGGGGAAAAAAATTACATGGAGGCATTTTGATACAGACTATAAAAAGAGAGCATCTGTAGAAGAGATTGTAAAAAACCTGAATTGA
- a CDS encoding protein-disulfide reductase DsbD family protein, producing the protein MKFRNWFLLILLFLATGINAQIKNPVKFKFTINDLGNNQYEAVLNATMESGWHIYSKDLPEDTGIPTEYKVTGKNIELIGKFTEVGKKHEEFSEAFGGTIVFYSNAAGFKQKFKLKDPAKPADVTSEITYQTCDDRVCLAPNTLEFNQKVTPKGAAEETAAEETAGPAKDSVKITETVIENPAKTEAVITEASKLDPKQLKIATIDFKKPLTDCGTASAKVDENYWTYLFLGFIGGLIALLTPCVFPMIPLTVSFFTKGSKNKAKGKRDALIYGFFILLIFVLLSIPFHIIDGIAGNIFNEISTSVWLNIAFFIIFIFFAGSFFGYYDITLPSSIANKSSKAEEAGGIIGIFFMALTLVIVSFSCTGPILGSLLGSAVTGSSNVPMLLTFALAGFGLAWAIIFGLLALFPQALQSLPKSGGWMNTVKVVLGFVELALALKFLSKADLVSKTFFLKRELFIAIWIIIALGLAIYLLGLIRFPHDDKKPKISITRKILGVLGIGFVIYLVQGLIPSDRPKLQLLSGILPPLNVSYFHDEKDGILGMHPEHDFFKAVELAKKEDKPILIDFTGYGCENCRKMEEFVWSEPDILPILQNDVVLASLYVDDKEELPEDQKTKIDLGDGQIKKVKTIGDRWSLFQQVNFNNNSQPHYVLITPDGKVINTPVSGYMPKEDFKKFLECGVNFYKKNK; encoded by the coding sequence ATGAAATTTAGAAACTGGTTTTTATTAATTCTACTATTTTTAGCGACAGGAATTAATGCGCAGATAAAAAATCCTGTAAAGTTTAAATTTACCATCAATGATCTGGGAAACAATCAGTACGAAGCGGTATTGAATGCTACCATGGAAAGCGGATGGCATATTTACTCCAAAGATTTACCGGAAGATACCGGAATTCCGACGGAGTATAAAGTGACAGGAAAGAATATTGAGTTGATTGGAAAATTTACCGAAGTCGGTAAAAAACATGAAGAATTTTCTGAAGCATTTGGAGGTACTATTGTTTTTTATTCCAATGCTGCCGGATTTAAGCAGAAATTTAAATTAAAAGACCCGGCAAAACCTGCAGATGTCACTTCCGAGATTACGTATCAGACTTGTGATGACAGGGTTTGTCTGGCTCCCAATACATTGGAATTCAATCAAAAAGTTACTCCAAAAGGGGCAGCGGAAGAGACTGCAGCCGAGGAAACCGCAGGTCCTGCAAAAGACTCTGTAAAAATAACTGAGACTGTTATTGAAAATCCTGCAAAAACTGAAGCTGTGATCACAGAAGCTTCAAAACTGGATCCCAAGCAGTTGAAAATTGCAACCATCGATTTCAAAAAGCCATTGACAGATTGCGGTACAGCATCTGCCAAAGTGGATGAAAATTACTGGACGTATCTATTCCTTGGATTTATCGGAGGGTTAATTGCTTTGCTTACGCCATGCGTGTTCCCGATGATTCCATTGACGGTTTCTTTCTTTACCAAAGGAAGTAAAAACAAAGCCAAAGGAAAAAGAGATGCTCTTATTTATGGCTTTTTCATCCTTCTGATCTTTGTTTTATTAAGTATTCCTTTCCATATTATTGATGGAATTGCCGGAAATATCTTCAATGAAATTTCCACAAGTGTATGGCTGAACATTGCGTTCTTCATCATATTCATATTCTTTGCCGGAAGTTTCTTCGGGTATTATGATATCACGCTGCCAAGTTCTATCGCCAACAAATCTTCCAAAGCGGAAGAAGCGGGAGGAATTATCGGTATTTTCTTCATGGCATTAACGTTGGTGATTGTTTCTTTCTCCTGTACAGGACCTATTTTAGGAAGTTTACTGGGAAGTGCGGTAACAGGTTCATCCAATGTTCCTATGCTGCTGACCTTTGCTTTGGCTGGATTCGGGCTGGCATGGGCGATTATTTTTGGACTGCTGGCATTATTCCCGCAGGCATTACAAAGCCTTCCGAAATCCGGAGGATGGATGAATACGGTAAAAGTAGTTTTAGGATTCGTAGAACTGGCATTGGCATTGAAATTCTTGTCTAAAGCTGATCTTGTATCCAAAACATTCTTCTTAAAAAGAGAGCTTTTCATTGCCATCTGGATTATTATCGCCTTAGGATTAGCAATCTATTTATTAGGATTGATCAGATTCCCTCATGATGATAAAAAGCCTAAAATCTCTATCACCAGAAAAATATTAGGGGTATTGGGAATTGGTTTCGTGATCTATCTGGTTCAAGGGTTAATCCCATCTGACCGTCCGAAACTTCAGTTATTAAGTGGAATTTTACCTCCACTCAATGTAAGCTATTTCCATGATGAAAAAGACGGAATTTTAGGAATGCATCCGGAGCACGATTTCTTCAAAGCTGTAGAACTGGCCAAAAAAGAAGATAAACCAATCCTGATCGACTTTACAGGATACGGTTGTGAAAACTGTAGAAAAATGGAGGAATTTGTTTGGAGCGAACCAGATATCTTACCGATTCTTCAGAACGATGTAGTACTGGCTTCTCTCTATGTAGACGACAAGGAAGAGCTTCCTGAGGATCAGAAAACCAAAATTGACCTGGGAGACGGACAGATCAAGAAGGTAAAAACCATCGGGGACAGATGGAGTTTATTCCAGCAGGTGAACTTTAACAACAATTCTCAGCCTCACTATGTTTTAATTACTCCAGACGGTAAAGTAATCAACACGCCTGTTTCAGGATATATGCCTAAAGAGGATTTCAAAAAATTCCTTGAATGCGGGGTAAATTTCTATAAAAAGAATAAATAA
- a CDS encoding T9SS type A sorting domain-containing protein — MKYLTSTFLFLIYSALAAQSAPSIEWQKALGGTHGESANAVQQTSDGGYIVAGHSMSNDGDVTGNHGGGDYWIVKLNPAGGIQWQKTLGGSHVDDAQSIRQTTDGGYIIAGSSNSSDGDISGNHGNYDYWIVKLDSNGNMQWQKSLGGSSMDMAQSIQQTSEGGYIVAGSSSSNDGDVSGNHGGGDYWIVKLDINGNIQWQKSLGGSSSEQVNSVQQTFDGGYIIAGTTVSTDGDITVSYGNNDFWVVKLDSGGNMQWQKTLGNIGDNMGYYAQQTFDGGYIAVGTSFNPSNLESGLPDYWVIKLSNNGTIEWDKYFGGSFHDNAITIRQTPEWDYIVAGWTASNNGQVTNHHGNLDYWVIKLDSSGNLKWEKTLGGPDFDYLTAVELTADNGYIVSGSTGSTSGDVTGHHGMTDAWVVKLSPEQLGISENHSINKPNLYPNPAKDFFYLDHLPRESTISITDMSGRKLFSQKYNEEKIKISTSAFTEGLYMVQVKNKEEIILTKKITITR, encoded by the coding sequence ATGAAATATTTAACATCTACTTTTTTATTTCTTATCTATTCCGCATTAGCTGCCCAGTCTGCCCCTTCCATAGAATGGCAAAAAGCATTGGGAGGCACCCATGGTGAATCTGCGAATGCCGTTCAGCAGACCTCCGACGGAGGATACATTGTAGCCGGACATTCTATGTCCAATGATGGAGATGTCACCGGGAATCATGGAGGAGGAGATTACTGGATCGTAAAATTAAACCCTGCAGGAGGCATACAATGGCAAAAAACGTTAGGAGGAAGCCATGTTGATGATGCACAATCCATCCGTCAAACTACCGATGGAGGATATATTATTGCCGGATCATCCAATTCCAGTGACGGGGATATCAGCGGAAATCATGGAAATTATGATTACTGGATTGTAAAACTTGATTCCAACGGGAATATGCAATGGCAGAAATCGCTGGGTGGAAGCAGTATGGATATGGCACAATCTATTCAGCAGACTTCTGAAGGAGGATATATTGTAGCCGGATCTTCAAGTTCCAATGACGGAGATGTGAGCGGAAATCATGGAGGAGGAGACTATTGGATCGTAAAATTAGATATTAACGGAAATATACAATGGCAGAAATCGCTGGGTGGAAGCAGCAGTGAACAGGTCAATTCTGTGCAGCAAACTTTTGATGGCGGGTATATTATTGCAGGAACCACCGTGTCTACAGATGGCGATATTACTGTAAGCTACGGGAACAATGACTTTTGGGTAGTAAAACTCGATTCCGGAGGAAATATGCAATGGCAAAAAACGTTGGGCAATATTGGTGACAACATGGGATATTATGCGCAACAGACTTTCGATGGCGGCTATATTGCCGTGGGCACTTCTTTTAATCCTTCAAATCTTGAAAGCGGACTTCCCGATTATTGGGTTATCAAACTAAGCAATAACGGAACCATCGAGTGGGATAAATATTTTGGAGGAAGTTTTCATGACAACGCCATAACTATTCGCCAAACTCCCGAATGGGATTATATTGTTGCAGGCTGGACAGCTTCCAACAACGGACAAGTAACCAATCACCACGGTAATCTGGATTACTGGGTCATAAAACTGGACAGCAGCGGAAATCTGAAGTGGGAGAAAACCTTGGGAGGTCCCGATTTCGATTACTTAACTGCTGTTGAACTGACCGCTGATAACGGGTATATTGTTTCAGGAAGTACAGGATCTACAAGTGGAGACGTTACCGGACATCATGGTATGACCGATGCCTGGGTAGTAAAATTAAGTCCGGAACAACTTGGTATTTCAGAAAACCACTCGATAAATAAACCTAACCTCTACCCTAATCCGGCAAAAGACTTTTTCTACTTGGACCATCTGCCCCGGGAAAGTACTATTAGCATTACTGATATGTCCGGAAGAAAACTTTTCTCTCAAAAATATAATGAAGAAAAAATTAAAATCAGTACATCTGCATTCACGGAAGGACTTTATATGGTACAGGTAAAAAACAAAGAAGAAATTATTCTTACAAAGAAAATAACAATCACCCGGTAA
- a CDS encoding biopolymer transporter ExbD, which produces MAEVIAQEKQGGKQKKKMIRVDMTPMVDLGFLLITFFMFTTNFTKPNVMDLGLPAKDPNPSSIDKPVIGDQNQITFILGKDNRVFYHQSNQKDLNKGNLKETDFSGIKISKIIAEAYKNAPAPNKFTVIVKPTDEANYKNFVDMLDNLAISKKERYGVTDIKPWETKVYKELTQ; this is translated from the coding sequence ATGGCAGAAGTAATTGCACAAGAAAAACAAGGCGGAAAGCAAAAGAAAAAAATGATCCGAGTGGACATGACGCCTATGGTCGATCTGGGATTCTTACTTATCACTTTCTTTATGTTCACCACCAATTTTACAAAACCTAATGTAATGGACCTGGGACTCCCTGCAAAAGATCCAAATCCCAGTTCTATTGATAAACCGGTAATTGGTGATCAAAACCAGATTACCTTTATCCTTGGAAAAGACAACCGGGTATTTTATCATCAGAGCAATCAGAAAGATTTGAATAAAGGAAACCTGAAAGAAACAGATTTCAGTGGAATAAAAATTTCAAAGATCATTGCTGAAGCGTATAAAAATGCTCCTGCACCCAACAAATTCACAGTGATTGTAAAACCAACAGATGAAGCCAACTACAAAAATTTTGTAGACATGCTGGACAACCTTGCTATTTCTAAAAAGGAACGATATGGCGTAACAGACATCAAACCTTGGGAAACAAAGGTTTATAAGGAATT